A stretch of DNA from Atribacteraceae bacterium:
TTCAGCGTTGCGGCCTTAAGTACCAGGCCGTGCGTGCCGATTCGGGAGTGATCGGTGGTGACGTATCTCACGAATTTTTGATCATCGCCGAATCTGGTGAAGAAAGAATCACCTTATGTGAGAATTGCCGGAACGATTCAGGCAAGGAAAAAAACACCTGTTCACTTTGCGGTTCAGAGCTTGTGGAAAAGCGGGGCATTGAGGTGGGACATATTTTTCAACTTGGAACAAAATACACTGCTCCGATGAAGGCCGTTTTCGTTGATCAATCGGGTGAGGAAAAACCGCTATTCATGGGCTGTTACGGTATTGGCATTGGAAGAACCATGGCTGCGGCAATTGAAGCCTATCATGACGAACGGGGAATCTGCTGGCCCTGGAACCTCGCTCCGTATCAGTTGGTTGTGATACCAGTTCGAATGAAGAATCCCGCTCTGGGGCAACTGGCGGAAAAGATATATCATGAGGCGGCAAAGTATGGTTATGAAGTGGTGTTGGATGACCGGGAGGTGCGTGCCGGTCATAAATTCAACGATGCAGACCTGATCGGCTTTCCCTTGCAAGCCATTTTGGGAGACAAAACAGTCGAGGTCAACAGGATAGAGATCAAGGTGCGTAAAACCGGTGAACGCATCGAAACCAGTTGGGAGGATCTTTTTGAAACCCTTGGAAGAATCGGAAGAACAGTCCTTTAAATTTATATCCGAAAAGGAATCCTCTAAGATGCCTCAGGAGCAAGATACGGTCACCGCAATCATTGCTGCTTATAATGAAGAGAAAACGATTGGACCGATTATTGATGTGTTGCTGAAGGTGCCTTTAATCAACCAGGTAGTGGTGGTTAGTGACGGCTCCACCGATAAGACAGTTGAGGTCGCGAAGCGCCGCCGCAACATCGAGGTTGTCGAGATCCTCAGCAATGTGGGCAAGGGAGGAGCCCTCTTCCGAAGTCTTGAATATATCCGGGGTGGGGTGGTTTTATTGATCGATGCAGACCTGGTCGGCCTAAATGAAGAACATGTGATCAGCCTGAGTCTGCCGGTGATCTCCCGGGAAGCGGATGTGACCATCGGGGTTTTTGAAGAAGGTCGGTTCGCAACGGATTTTGCCCAGAAATTAGCCCCGCTACTTTCCGGACAACGGGCGATCCGTACTGATGTCCTGCAGAATATCAACGACATTGAAATCACCCGCTATGGAGTTGAGGTCGCTATAAACCGGTATATCAAACAAAATGGGATCCAGGTAAAATTAATAAAACTGCCCGGTCTAACTCATGTCATGAAGGAAGAAAAATTTGGTATCGTGAAAGGTTTTAAGGAAAGAGTGAAAATGTACTGGGAGATCTTAAAAAATCTATAGTTTTTACAGAAAATGGAGGGTTGATTGATTTCTAAAAAAAGAATTACCGGCCAAGTACTGGTTATTGTTATCCAGGAAAGCGAATCATCCTTGGTGTTTCGGGAAGAAGCAGTAGAATGCCGTGAAACGGTAGAAATCGCACGAAGTAGTGGCCTCCTAGTTTTTGATACTGTAAAAATCCGCGTCCAGAAACCCACCTCCCGTTATTATATCGGAAAAGGAAAGGTTGAAGAAATACAAAAACTTCTTTCCGGAAAACCGGAAATCGCTTCAGTGGTCCTCAGTCGTGAAATCAGTCCGTCTCAGCAAAGAAATCTCGAAACGTTTTGGCAAAAATCCGTCTTGACCAAAAACGAACTCATTCATGCCATCTTTGCAGCTCGGGCCCTGACCGCCGAAGGGAAAATCAAGGTCGAGCTGGCGGGTCTCAAGTACCAGTATAGCCGTCTTCCTGGCAAAGGAAAAGATATGTCCCGGACTGGTGCCGGAATCGGTACCCGTGGTCCCGGTGAACAAAAAATCGAAGCGAACCGGCGGGAAATCAAAGACCGAATCGTTCGCCTGTCTCGAAAACTTGAAAAAATCAACCAGCGTCGAGCCCTGAACAAAGCCACCCGCTTGTCGGGAAATATTCCACTGGTTGCCATCGTGGGATACACCAACGCCGGAAAATCGACATTGTTTAATGCCTTGACCGGAGCCCGCGTTTTCGTCCAGAGCAGGATGTTCGCTACATTGCACCCCACAGTCAGGAAACGCTTCATTCCATCTTGTGGAGAGGTCCTGTTTGCCGACACAGTCGGTTTTCTTCGTGATATGCCTACCACATTGAAAGATGCTTTTCGAGCAACCATCGAAGAAATCAAGGATGCCGACCTCATCATTGAACTCATCGACATTACGGATCCAGCCTATTATCTGCATTATCAGGTAATCGACCAAACCTTGTGTGAAATCGGTGCTTCAAAAGTTCCTCGCATCATTGTTTTCAACAAGTGCGATCTTACGCCAGACTTCTGAGGGATTGTCTTGTGGTAGGCTCGGGTGAGAACAGCTTCTTTAGTTCAGCATCCGACACTTCGTTGGGTAGCGGCCAGCTTAAACCCAACTCTTGTGCCCAATTCAGCACCTTGGAAACAGTGTTACGCGAGCAGGCACAGCTTGACGCTATGCTGCGCTGGCTGATTCCCTGATGGAACAGCCGAAGAATCTCCCGGTAGTTGGTCATACAACAGTCTCCTTTTAGGATGTATTTACACTGCGTTCAAGCAGTGCATACACCCATTCTACAGGAGAACAGTTCAACCGGCTCTCTATAACCGGATGGGTGGCTCAATTTCCCCGGACACATGGCTCTCACTCACCGGAACAGTGGCCCAAATCGGCCCGGATTATTCAGGCAATTTGAAAAATTCATCCCAAGATCGGCCAACGATAGGTATTCCGCTTATTAACCTAAATCATAAAACGAATGAGAGTTATCTTACTATTTAGTTAAACGACATTTGACAATAGCCAAAATTGTGAACATCAGTGTACGAGAAGGTTACTTTACATAATATACATTATGGGAACATATAGGATATGGGCAAAGTTCAAGCGGAAATGATTAGTCAATTAGAAAGAAGGCGGCCATTTGGTTAACAATACAATCCGTCGGCAAGCGGTTGCAGGTTTGTTTCTTATATGTCCGTGACCATAACGCTTTCCAGTTCTCCGGGTCGATCATAATCGGCTTTAACGCAATGGATGATCATATTGTTCAAGAGTTGGTTTCCAATATCATCCATGAGCGTATCTAGATTCCGGCTGTGCCGCGCGGAAATATAATAGACTGGATAGGCGTCAGAAATTTCCGGTTCAATTATCGGCTCAACCGCAACCGGACTGCGAGTACATCCACAAGGAAATGGCCAAAAGCGGCGTTACGCTTAGTTTGCTTTGGAACGAATACTGTGAGAACTGCCGCGCAAACAAAGAGATTCCACTCATGTATTCCCAGTTCTGCTGCCACTACCAGCAGTATGTGGCCAAGACAAAAGCTACCATGCACGTTCATCGCAAACCCGGGGAGCAATTGGAGGTGGACTGGGCGGGAACAACAACCCCGATTGTTGACAGAGAGACCGGGGAAATTATGAATGCTTACGTGTTTGTCGGCGTCCTTTCCAGCAGTCAGTATGCCTATGCGGAAGCTTTTCTTTCTCAGAACCAGGAATGCTGGATTGTCGCCCACTGCAACATGTACAAGTTTTTCGGCGGCGTCACCAGGATACTGGTTTCGGACAATCTCAAAACCGGCGTAGAGAAAGCAACCTGGTACTCCCCGGAGCTTAATAAGACCTACCATGAAATGGCGGAGCATTATTGTACCGCTGTTATTCCGGCCCGGGTTAGAAAACCCAAGGACAAGCCCAATGCCGAAGGGTCCGTAAGAATCGTTTCAACCTGGATCATTGCGGCTTTACGCAACCAGACGTTCTTTAGCTTAAATGAACTGAACGAGGCAATCGGAGAAAAGCTGTCAATACTGAACAGCAAGCCATTCCAAAAGAAAGAGGGCAGCAGATTGATCGTCTTCCTCGAGGAAGAAAAGCCGCTGCTGTTACCGTTGCCTGCTGCCCCATACGAGCTGGCAACGTGGAAGATTGCCACCGTACAGTTCAATTATCACATATCTGTCGATAAAATGCACTACAGCGTCCCTTATGAATACATCAAGCTTAAAGTAGATGTGCGAGTGACCCGTAATGTCATCGAGGTATTCTACAAGAACTTACGGATTTGTTCACACCCCCGGCTTCACGGACGCCCGGGACAATACAGTACGGTCGTTGATCATATGCCTGAGGATCATAAGAAGTATACCCAATGGAATGTTGCCCGCTTTGTTTCCTGGGGGCAAAGCGCTGGCCCAAACACAGCAATTACCGTGAAAGCCATCCTCTCCTCTTGCAAGGTGGAACAGCAGGGTTTCAAAAGCTGTATGGCGCTTCTGTGAAGCTGGCTGACCGGTACTCCCTGCCAAGGCTTGAGGCTGCCTGTGCCAAAGCCTTGTCTTACACACCGCGTCCCGGCTACAAGAACATCAAGACCATTCTGTCAACAGGGCATGACAAGGTCATCACTGAAGAAGCTGTACCAAATAACTCATCACTCCATGGCCTTACCCGGGGCGCGAGTTACTACGGGGGGATGGGAAATGATTAATGCAATCACCATCAACAAGCTAAACGAGATGCGTCTTACGGCTATGGCTGAATCCTACCGCCACCAGCTCCAGGAATCTTCGTTTGAAGCCCTGACATTTGAAGAACGCTTCAGTCTCATGGTCGATGCTGAATGGGCAAGGCGGAAGAACAACCGCCTGACAAAGCTAATCCGAAAAGCAGACTTCCAGCAAAGTGAGGCCTGTATTGAAAACATTGAATACCATGCAGACCGAAAGCTGGACAAGACCCTGATTGCCCGCCTGGCCACCTGCACCTACATCCAGGAAAAGCACAACGTAATCGTCCTTGGTGCTTCCGGCGCCGGGAAAACCTATCTTGCCAGTGCTTTCGGAAACGCAGCCTGCCGCAACTTCTATACCGTCAAGTACATCAGACTGCCTGATCTATTAAATGACCTCGCTGTGGCCCGAGGGGAAGGCATCTACAAAAAGGTGATGGATCAGTACAAAAAGGTCAGTCTGCTTATCCTGGACGAGTGGCTGCTGATCCCCCTCGCCAACACCGAAGCCCGAGACCTCTTGGAAATCATCGAGGCCAGACACAAAAAGGGGTCAACAATCTTCAGTTCCCAATTCACTCCCGCCGGCTGGCACAGCAAAATCGGGGAAGGCACCTTAGCTGACGCCATCCTTGACCGGATCGTCCATGACTCTTACACCATCCTCATCGACGGAGAAGAATCCATGCGCAAACGTAAAGGCATTCCGATCTGAACCAATGCTTCTGGTCAGAGAGCCATTCAAAAATAGGGCGGCTCTCTGACCAGAAGCATGGCTTATTTTTTCCGGAGGCGTGGCTCACTGCTTACCGGAATCGCGGCTCTATTGCGCCGTAATATCCAAATTGCCTAAATTTTCGTTTAATATTGATTCTACTGCAATAAGTAATTCTGCTGCAAAAGAACGAAGGAAGCCTGGGCCTGAGTTGCCTAAATCAGCCGCCGAAATCACCGCATTTTCGAAGCAAAAAGGCGAATGTCAATTTCAACCGTGTCCTTTTCCCTCATAGGAGTTTTACCATCTCCCTTGGCCCGGATAACCGCCGACCTATTTCCAGTAATTTTGCTGATACATTGTCTTTAACGGGATTTGCGTTAAATACACTGCGGGGGCGGCTTTCAATTAAATCCAGGTAATGCTAAAGGCGGTACTTTGTTTTGCCTTTCTCGTAACAGCGGGCATACCTGGCTATCTCGATACTGCGGTAAAGTGTTACTACCTCGTTGCCGTAACCCTTGACGCTGACCTCTTTTCCAGCATATTTTACCGGCACAGAATAGTTGTTTAAATCAAGTCTCACTGTCGAGTAATCATCTACTTTAGCGGTAATGGTCTTGCTTGGATCAAAACGGTACTTTGACAGTGGAGCCATTCTGGCCCTTGATGCGAGAATCATTTCACCGACTAACTGGGCTCTGCCGGATATTTTGTGCTCGCGGTATTGAAGGCACCGGCGAAGTATCTCCAC
This window harbors:
- the proS gene encoding proline--tRNA ligase yields the protein MSKLFIPTLKENPAEAEIISHNYMLRAGLIRQLSSGIYTFLPVGLRTLNKIADIVREEMNRAGGQELLMPAMQPGELWKETGRWEIYGPELIRLRDRRDRDFCLGPTHEEVITDLARKAIRSYRDLPLLLYQIQVKFRDEIRPRFGMMRAREFIMKDLYSFDASLDDLEKSYALMYDAYCRIFQRCGLKYQAVRADSGVIGGDVSHEFLIIAESGEERITLCENCRNDSGKEKNTCSLCGSELVEKRGIEVGHIFQLGTKYTAPMKAVFVDQSGEEKPLFMGCYGIGIGRTMAAAIEAYHDERGICWPWNLAPYQLVVIPVRMKNPALGQLAEKIYHEAAKYGYEVVLDDREVRAGHKFNDADLIGFPLQAILGDKTVEVNRIEIKVRKTGERIETSWEDLFETLGRIGRTVL
- a CDS encoding glycosyltransferase family 2 protein, producing the protein MPQEQDTVTAIIAAYNEEKTIGPIIDVLLKVPLINQVVVVSDGSTDKTVEVAKRRRNIEVVEILSNVGKGGALFRSLEYIRGGVVLLIDADLVGLNEEHVISLSLPVISREADVTIGVFEEGRFATDFAQKLAPLLSGQRAIRTDVLQNINDIEITRYGVEVAINRYIKQNGIQVKLIKLPGLTHVMKEEKFGIVKGFKERVKMYWEILKNL
- the hflX gene encoding GTPase HflX: MISKKRITGQVLVIVIQESESSLVFREEAVECRETVEIARSSGLLVFDTVKIRVQKPTSRYYIGKGKVEEIQKLLSGKPEIASVVLSREISPSQQRNLETFWQKSVLTKNELIHAIFAARALTAEGKIKVELAGLKYQYSRLPGKGKDMSRTGAGIGTRGPGEQKIEANRREIKDRIVRLSRKLEKINQRRALNKATRLSGNIPLVAIVGYTNAGKSTLFNALTGARVFVQSRMFATLHPTVRKRFIPSCGEVLFADTVGFLRDMPTTLKDAFRATIEEIKDADLIIELIDITDPAYYLHYQVIDQTLCEIGASKVPRIIVFNKCDLTPDF
- the istB gene encoding IS21-like element helper ATPase IstB, yielding MINAITINKLNEMRLTAMAESYRHQLQESSFEALTFEERFSLMVDAEWARRKNNRLTKLIRKADFQQSEACIENIEYHADRKLDKTLIARLATCTYIQEKHNVIVLGASGAGKTYLASAFGNAACRNFYTVKYIRLPDLLNDLAVARGEGIYKKVMDQYKKVSLLILDEWLLIPLANTEARDLLEIIEARHKKGSTIFSSQFTPAGWHSKIGEGTLADAILDRIVHDSYTILIDGEESMRKRKGIPI